One genomic region from Thermoleptolyngbya sichuanensis A183 encodes:
- a CDS encoding NF041680 family putative transposase, protein MIFNELQQFRQTLYASLGNARDALFDLMDAVLVSACIVSFVRLSQSPVFRRQWSSTYEALRDSRLPRSKVLKLLVQQIPTQQQPLLAGDASRWNRPAARRLKDRTLSGRTGHAPIAGQNYSTLAWIAEDRGSWALPLRHERITSFETPASKAAFQLKQVTRQLAVRPLAIYDRGYGNASFVNQTAGIEADLLLRVTSNRCVYGAPPAYRGRGAPAKHGHKMKLNDPDTWSVPVETVEVDDPNWGRVRVSRWSAYHFRKSPKRAMEVLRVEVLETQSSTRRLAPLWLVWLGEQMPPLETLWLHYLRRFAIEHWYRFAKQRLYWTHPQFSSVSATEQWSSLMPLLSWQLWLARKDCTDHPLPWQAPQETLTPGRVAQAFAGILAAIGTPAPAPKPRGKSPGRGKGHKPTPRPCYPMVKKRASKRKTSEQSLNSPVATAA, encoded by the coding sequence ATGATTTTCAACGAACTTCAGCAATTTCGCCAAACGTTGTATGCCAGCTTGGGAAACGCCAGAGATGCCCTGTTTGATCTGATGGATGCCGTGTTAGTGAGTGCGTGCATCGTGTCGTTTGTGAGGCTATCGCAGAGTCCTGTCTTTCGTCGCCAGTGGTCGAGCACCTATGAAGCGTTGCGCGATAGCCGCCTACCCCGATCAAAGGTGCTGAAGCTGTTGGTGCAGCAGATACCGACTCAGCAGCAACCGTTGTTGGCAGGTGATGCGAGTCGGTGGAACCGTCCTGCTGCCAGGCGTTTGAAAGACCGCACCTTATCAGGCAGAACAGGACATGCCCCGATAGCCGGACAAAACTACAGTACCTTAGCCTGGATTGCTGAAGACAGGGGCAGTTGGGCATTACCATTGCGGCATGAGCGCATCACCAGCTTTGAAACACCCGCCAGTAAAGCGGCATTCCAACTCAAACAAGTGACTCGGCAGTTAGCGGTGCGTCCGTTGGCGATCTACGACCGAGGGTACGGCAATGCCAGTTTTGTCAACCAAACGGCAGGGATTGAGGCAGACTTGCTGCTGCGGGTTACATCCAATCGATGTGTCTATGGCGCGCCCCCAGCGTATCGAGGGCGAGGCGCACCTGCCAAGCATGGACATAAGATGAAACTCAATGACCCTGACACTTGGAGTGTCCCGGTCGAAACCGTTGAAGTCGATGATCCCAACTGGGGACGAGTGCGGGTCAGTCGTTGGAGTGCATACCATTTCCGCAAATCCCCCAAACGGGCAATGGAAGTGTTGCGCGTGGAGGTGCTGGAGACACAGAGCAGCACGCGACGCTTGGCTCCTTTGTGGTTAGTTTGGCTGGGTGAGCAGATGCCTCCGTTAGAAACCCTGTGGTTGCACTACCTCCGTCGCTTTGCCATTGAACACTGGTATCGCTTTGCCAAGCAGAGGCTATATTGGACACATCCCCAGTTCAGTTCTGTATCGGCAACCGAACAGTGGAGCAGCCTGATGCCGTTGCTCAGTTGGCAGTTGTGGTTAGCGCGAAAGGACTGTACTGACCACCCCTTGCCCTGGCAGGCACCGCAAGAAACGTTGACTCCGGGTCGGGTCGCACAAGCGTTTGCAGGCATTTTGGCAGCGATTGGCACCCCTGCTCCTGCGCCTAAACCTCGTGGTAAATCGCCAGGACGAGGCAAGGGGCACAAGCCAACTCCTCGTCCCTGCTATCCGATGGTCAAAAAACGAGCCTCGAAACGCAAGACATCCGAACAATCCCTGAACAGTCCGGTTGCAACAGCAGCTTAA
- a CDS encoding glycosyltransferase, translating to MSQTPPVSQSRHPRATFSAGPQRQAIALILVHNDPALEFQREEASGSRVYVNQISEALAKLGWQVDVFTRKTNPDDPTIVQHSPHHRTIRLVAGPQEFIPRDRLLEHMPAFVEAFRKFQTKDGFHYPLVHTHYWLAGWVGLQLKQESNIQLVHTYHSLAAVKYAGMAQKPLVADHRMAVERHTLVGANCIVATSPQEQETLRELVATPGNVQVIPGGTDLDVFHQMSRSDARAQLGLSPSENVVLHVGRFDPRKGIETLVRACAQIKQMDTLAGEPLRLLLVGAADDAESLAERDRIQSLVAELGLNAVTEFVGQVGHDRLPLYYTAADVCVVPSQFEPFGLVALEAMACGTPVVASDVGGLKFAVVPEETGLLVAPQDVDGFAGAIARILSDDLWAHRLRRQASLRVQQNFSWSAVAARLSDLYRRLLAQSLTGDLLSVPMAPTTAAALSSLPAEPLEQPLVNVS from the coding sequence ATGTCCCAGACCCCTCCCGTATCCCAATCGCGTCATCCTAGGGCAACGTTTTCTGCTGGGCCCCAGCGGCAGGCGATCGCCCTTATCCTGGTTCATAATGATCCGGCGCTGGAATTTCAGCGCGAAGAAGCCAGCGGCAGCCGGGTATACGTGAATCAAATCAGCGAGGCGCTGGCCAAGCTTGGCTGGCAGGTGGATGTGTTTACCCGCAAGACGAATCCCGACGATCCAACGATCGTGCAGCATTCGCCCCACCACCGCACGATTCGTCTGGTCGCTGGCCCGCAGGAGTTTATCCCGCGCGATCGCCTGTTGGAGCATATGCCCGCCTTTGTCGAAGCTTTCCGTAAGTTTCAGACCAAGGACGGATTTCACTATCCGCTGGTGCATACCCACTACTGGCTCGCAGGCTGGGTGGGGCTGCAACTGAAGCAGGAGAGCAATATTCAACTGGTTCATACTTACCACTCTCTGGCGGCGGTTAAATACGCAGGCATGGCTCAAAAGCCGCTGGTTGCCGACCACCGCATGGCCGTAGAGCGGCATACGCTCGTCGGCGCGAACTGCATCGTGGCAACCAGCCCCCAAGAGCAAGAAACCCTGCGGGAATTGGTGGCCACTCCCGGCAACGTGCAGGTGATTCCCGGTGGCACTGACTTGGACGTGTTCCACCAGATGTCGCGCAGCGATGCCCGCGCCCAGTTGGGCCTGTCGCCCTCGGAAAACGTGGTGCTGCATGTAGGACGGTTTGACCCGCGCAAGGGAATTGAGACGCTGGTGCGAGCCTGTGCCCAAATCAAGCAAATGGATACCCTAGCAGGGGAACCGCTGCGGCTGCTGCTGGTGGGCGCGGCCGACGATGCCGAGAGCCTGGCCGAGCGCGATCGCATCCAGTCGCTTGTAGCCGAACTGGGGCTAAACGCCGTCACGGAGTTTGTCGGTCAGGTCGGACACGATCGTCTGCCGCTGTATTACACCGCTGCAGATGTGTGCGTTGTGCCCAGCCAGTTTGAACCCTTTGGGCTAGTGGCGCTGGAGGCGATGGCCTGCGGTACGCCCGTGGTCGCGTCGGATGTTGGCGGGCTGAAGTTTGCCGTCGTGCCGGAGGAAACGGGGCTGCTAGTGGCTCCGCAGGATGTAGACGGCTTTGCGGGGGCGATCGCCCGCATTCTCAGCGACGACCTCTGGGCCCACCGTCTGCGTCGTCAGGCTTCCCTACGAGTCCAGCAAAACTTTAGCTGGAGCGCAGTGGCCGCTCGCCTCAGCGACCTCTATCGCAGGCTGCTGGCACAATCGCTCACAGGCGATCTGCTGTCGGTTCCGATGGCTCCAACCACCGCAGCCGCCCTCAGTTCACTGCCCGCCGAGCCGCTGGAGCAGCCGCTAGTGAATGTGTCTTAG
- a CDS encoding ion transporter: protein MSFRKRIAFYLEDIDTPTGKALNLLITGLVLLSVAIFVAQTYPLSEEWRTVLGALDLVLLLLFSLEYLLRLWCAEDRLKFVFSLFGLIDLMAILPFFLGAVDIRFIRIFRWFRILRLARFFEGRTVFGYVTTEDSAIVARILFTLFSIVFVYSGLIYQVEHPVNPEQFSTFFDAIYFSISTISTAGLGDVVPITDGGRSLTILMLLTGILFIPWQLGDLIKQLVKTGTRVAVQCSNCDLSVHDSDALFCKNCGTRLPAKPAFFPGESDTNPTQVENVIK from the coding sequence ATGTCTTTTCGCAAGCGCATCGCCTTTTACCTCGAAGATATCGACACGCCTACCGGAAAGGCGCTCAACCTGCTGATTACCGGGCTGGTGCTGCTGTCGGTGGCGATTTTTGTCGCGCAGACCTATCCGCTGTCGGAGGAGTGGCGGACGGTTTTGGGGGCGCTGGATTTGGTGCTGCTGCTGCTGTTTTCGCTGGAATATTTGCTGCGGCTGTGGTGTGCGGAAGATCGACTCAAGTTTGTGTTCAGCCTCTTTGGGCTGATTGATTTGATGGCGATTTTGCCATTTTTCTTGGGCGCAGTGGATATTCGGTTTATCCGCATTTTCCGCTGGTTTCGGATTTTGCGGCTGGCGCGATTTTTTGAAGGGCGGACGGTGTTTGGCTATGTCACGACGGAAGACAGCGCCATTGTTGCCCGCATTTTGTTCACGCTGTTTTCTATCGTGTTTGTCTATTCTGGGCTGATCTATCAGGTCGAACATCCGGTCAACCCGGAGCAATTCAGCACGTTTTTTGACGCGATTTATTTCTCGATTTCGACCATTTCAACGGCAGGCTTGGGGGATGTGGTGCCAATTACCGATGGTGGGCGATCGCTCACCATTTTGATGCTATTGACCGGAATTTTGTTTATTCCCTGGCAGTTGGGCGATTTGATCAAGCAGTTGGTTAAAACGGGCACTCGTGTCGCTGTGCAATGCTCAAATTGCGACCTGTCGGTGCATGACTCGGATGCCTTGTTTTGCAAAAACTGTGGGACGCGGCTGCCTGCAAAGCCAGCGTTTTTTCCGGGAGAGAGTGATACAAATCCAACCCAAGTGGAGAACGTGATCAAGTAG
- the cysC gene encoding adenylyl-sulfate kinase, with protein MQQRGVTVWFTGLSGAGKTTIRMAVEKELRDRGLAVEVLDGDIVRQHLTKGLGFSKEDRDENIRRIGFVAHLLSRNGVIVLVSAISPYRDVRNEMRDRIGDFVEVYVNAPLSVCEERDVKGLYKKARAGEIKQFTGIDDPYEAPLNPEVECRTDQETLEESAAKVLNFLKQQGYLTGQPAASLKQQ; from the coding sequence ATGCAGCAGCGAGGGGTCACAGTTTGGTTTACCGGGCTGAGCGGCGCAGGCAAGACGACGATTCGCATGGCGGTGGAAAAGGAACTGCGCGATCGCGGCTTGGCGGTAGAGGTGCTGGACGGCGACATCGTGCGCCAGCATCTCACCAAGGGGCTAGGCTTTAGCAAGGAAGACCGGGACGAAAACATCCGCCGCATTGGGTTTGTGGCGCACCTGCTCAGCCGCAATGGCGTGATTGTGCTGGTGTCGGCGATTTCGCCCTATCGGGATGTGCGCAACGAAATGCGCGATCGCATCGGAGATTTCGTGGAAGTGTATGTCAACGCGCCGCTCAGCGTGTGCGAAGAGCGCGACGTGAAGGGCCTCTACAAAAAAGCACGGGCGGGCGAAATCAAGCAGTTCACAGGCATCGACGACCCCTACGAAGCGCCGCTGAATCCGGAAGTGGAATGCCGCACCGATCAAGAAACCCTAGAAGAGAGCGCCGCCAAGGTGCTGAATTTCCTGAAGCAGCAGGGATATCTGACTGGGCAGCCTGCGGCCTCGCTCAAACAGCAGTAG
- a CDS encoding PhnD/SsuA/transferrin family substrate-binding protein, whose protein sequence is MKRRNFLWYSSLFIAGCSATSTASRVSTVKLPEKIRFAITDVQGIDELKEKYDPFRAALEDVLETSVEFFPMDDLLTAASALQTNQLDLVWAGPSEYVTIHARTQATPLVSLIRSNYSPTQSR, encoded by the coding sequence ATGAAACGACGCAATTTCCTGTGGTATTCCAGTCTCTTTATTGCTGGCTGTAGTGCAACCTCCACGGCTTCGCGGGTATCCACTGTCAAATTACCTGAGAAAATTAGATTCGCAATTACGGATGTTCAGGGAATTGATGAATTAAAGGAAAAGTACGATCCGTTTCGGGCGGCTTTGGAAGACGTTTTAGAAACTTCCGTTGAGTTTTTTCCTATGGATGATTTGCTCACGGCCGCCTCTGCATTGCAAACCAATCAACTGGATTTGGTTTGGGCCGGCCCATCTGAATATGTCACCATCCACGCCCGCACTCAAGCCACACCACTGGTCAGCTTGATTCGCTCCAACTATAGCCCTACGCAGTCACGTTAG
- the sfsA gene encoding DNA/RNA nuclease SfsA, whose product MVQTDWIYPYPPLLSGVLVRRYKRFFADIELESGEIVTAHCPNTGPMTGVNCPGSRVMVSPSNNPKRSLAYTWELIEVNDNGPTWVGVNTALPNRIVRSALEARLFPELGSYQQIRGEVPYGQDQKSRVDFLLTGAADGRPVYIEVKNTTWALGDLALFPDTVTERGQKHLRELTALLPQARPVMLYFINRGDCTRFSPGDRADPVYGQLLRGAIAQGLEVLPCRFEISPAGIRYLGLAELCLETTQPIEVHTPKGKRRKAP is encoded by the coding sequence GTGGTGCAAACGGACTGGATTTATCCCTATCCGCCTCTTTTGTCTGGCGTGTTGGTTAGGCGCTACAAGCGATTTTTCGCGGACATTGAGCTAGAGAGTGGCGAGATCGTTACAGCGCACTGCCCCAATACCGGGCCGATGACGGGGGTCAATTGCCCTGGCAGTCGCGTGATGGTGTCGCCTAGCAATAACCCGAAGCGATCGCTCGCCTATACCTGGGAACTGATCGAGGTGAACGACAACGGGCCAACGTGGGTGGGGGTGAATACGGCGCTGCCCAACCGCATCGTCCGCTCGGCGCTGGAAGCACGGCTGTTTCCAGAACTGGGCAGCTATCAGCAGATTCGGGGCGAAGTGCCCTACGGACAGGATCAGAAAAGCCGGGTCGATTTTTTATTGACGGGAGCCGCCGATGGGCGACCCGTTTATATCGAGGTCAAAAACACCACCTGGGCGCTGGGCGACCTGGCGCTGTTTCCCGACACCGTGACAGAACGGGGGCAAAAGCATCTGCGAGAGTTGACAGCGCTGCTGCCCCAGGCGCGACCGGTGATGCTGTATTTCATTAATCGAGGCGACTGCACCCGGTTTTCGCCGGGCGATCGCGCTGATCCGGTCTATGGGCAACTGCTGCGGGGGGCGATCGCCCAGGGGTTAGAAGTGCTGCCCTGTCGATTCGAGATTTCGCCTGCGGGTATCCGCTATCTAGGTCTGGCTGAGCTTTGCCTTGAGACGACGCAACCCATCGAAGTTCACACACCCAAGGGCAAACGACGAAAAGCGCCATAA
- a CDS encoding DUF1818 family protein, whose amino-acid sequence MPRTLKRGPGWQIGWDEDAPEFVGLVGGDDWALELTAAELEDFCRLAGQLAETMSQMTAELMEEERIACELESDRLWLEVEGFPQSYSLRMILLTGRRAEMGWNAAAVPGLIQAAQSLRVF is encoded by the coding sequence ATGCCTCGCACCCTCAAACGCGGCCCCGGCTGGCAAATCGGCTGGGACGAAGACGCGCCCGAATTTGTTGGACTCGTTGGCGGCGACGACTGGGCGCTGGAGCTAACCGCAGCGGAACTGGAGGATTTTTGTCGGCTGGCGGGGCAACTGGCGGAAACCATGAGCCAGATGACGGCAGAATTGATGGAAGAGGAGCGGATTGCCTGTGAACTGGAGAGCGATCGCCTCTGGCTGGAGGTCGAAGGGTTTCCCCAGTCCTACAGTCTGCGGATGATCCTGCTGACGGGCCGCCGTGCCGAGATGGGATGGAACGCAGCAGCCGTACCAGGACTAATTCAGGCGGCGCAGTCGCTCAGGGTTTTCTAG
- the sipA gene encoding regulatory protein SipA: MAELDGTEEKVFQVGDRVRAIALPTYLKTAEPMPMLRPPDLIKVGEEGIVLDRRPGGYWGVRFGRGAFLLESQYLEKVVESGSL, translated from the coding sequence ATGGCAGAACTAGATGGAACAGAGGAGAAGGTGTTTCAGGTGGGCGATCGGGTGCGGGCGATCGCCCTGCCAACCTACCTCAAAACCGCAGAACCCATGCCCATGCTGCGTCCACCCGACCTGATTAAGGTTGGAGAAGAAGGTATTGTGCTAGATCGCCGTCCCGGTGGCTATTGGGGCGTGCGGTTTGGGCGCGGCGCGTTTTTGCTAGAAAGTCAGTATCTCGAAAAGGTTGTGGAATCAGGAAGTCTGTAA
- a CDS encoding IS630 family transposase (programmed frameshift), which produces MPAPYSYDLRCKAIEAVKQGHRKVDVCRMFNISRNTLDLWLKREKETGDCRAMTGFQRGNRHKITDWSRFREFVKQHGDQTQARLATLWGDNVTQQDISRALRKIGFSRKKTYGYRERDDLKRQEFQERLRSKLPHQVVYVDEAGIDHRDVYPYGYCEVGDRFYGLKSGKRTERVSWIAALRENSLFAPMTFAGSCNRDLVERGLEECLVPQLRAGDVIVIDNASFHHSQTIEEIVAQAGCEIWYLPPYSPDLNEIEHWWFVLKNWMRQRWDEFDNFRDCVDAAFRECPNVTA; this is translated from the exons ATGCCCGCCCCCTACAGCTACGACTTGCGTTGCAAAGCGATTGAAGCCGTGAAACAAGGTCACCGCAAAGTTGATGTCTGTCGAATGTTCAACATCAGTCGCAATACCTTAGACCTGTGGTTGAAACGGGAAAAAGAAACGGGAGATTGCCGAGCGATGACTGGGTTTCAGCGAGGAAATCGGCATAAGATTACCGACTGGTCGCGCTTTCGTGAGTTTGTCAAGCAGCATGGGGATCAGACCCAAGCGAGACTGGCAACCCTGTGGGGGGATAATGTGACACAGCAGGACATCAGTCGAGCCTTGCGAAAGATTGGGTTTAGTCGA AAAAAGACCTATGGCTATCGGGAACGAGACGACCTGAAGCGACAAGAGTTTCAAGAGCGCTTGAGGAGTAAGCTGCCGCATCAGGTTGTCTATGTCGATGAAGCAGGCATTGATCATCGAGACGTTTATCCCTACGGCTACTGCGAGGTTGGAGACCGCTTCTATGGGCTTAAATCAGGAAAACGCACCGAACGAGTCAGTTGGATTGCGGCCTTACGAGAGAACAGCCTCTTTGCGCCAATGACCTTTGCTGGCTCGTGCAACCGGGATTTAGTGGAGAGGGGGTTGGAGGAGTGCTTAGTCCCCCAACTGCGAGCGGGAGATGTGATTGTGATTGACAATGCCAGTTTCCATCATTCTCAAACCATTGAAGAGATCGTGGCTCAAGCAGGGTGTGAGATTTGGTATTTACCCCCTTATTCCCCAGACTTGAACGAGATTGAGCATTGGTGGTTTGTGCTGAAGAATTGGATGCGGCAACGCTGGGATGAGTTTGATAACTTTCGCGATTGTGTTGATGCTGCTTTTAGAGAATGCCCTAACGTGACTGCGTAG
- a CDS encoding sirohydrochlorin chelatase — translation MYPLESEQGAIALGNSPQIDLPPLPMQRPVLLVGHGSRDADGRQGLLDFAAAYQALDLSRPVVPCFLELTEPSIQQGVDECVAKGYTDLSVLPVLLFAARHNKFDVTNELDRASQRHPQVTFHYGRHFGITPGILDLWRSRLADLDQPQWNPQGIAREDTVLLFVGRGASDPDANGDVYKMARILWEGSGYHTVETCFIGITHPRLEEGFRRARLYQPRRIIVLPYFLFTGVLVKKIATITAQQQAQFPDVSMVCLPEMGLHRTLFSVLRDREIETQLGQVQMNCEMCKFRLAAVGNGAAHGHDHAHAHGHNHGHAHAHGHNHEHARGHDHGHTHEHAQNHAQNHAQDHAHRPSHPQDHTHDHTHNPTHDHEPSHAHGHPHSHTHGHHHHGEMIDPYAEPSQYHEKIWQVP, via the coding sequence ATGTATCCTCTGGAGTCAGAGCAGGGGGCGATCGCCCTCGGAAATTCGCCCCAGATCGATCTTCCCCCGCTACCGATGCAGCGTCCGGTGCTGCTGGTGGGCCACGGCAGCCGCGATGCCGATGGTCGCCAGGGCTTGCTAGATTTTGCAGCGGCGTATCAGGCGTTGGATCTCTCGCGTCCGGTCGTGCCCTGCTTTTTGGAACTGACGGAGCCATCGATTCAGCAGGGCGTAGACGAGTGCGTTGCCAAGGGCTATACCGACCTTTCGGTGCTGCCTGTGCTGCTGTTTGCGGCGCGACACAACAAGTTCGACGTGACCAATGAACTGGATCGCGCCAGCCAGCGCCATCCCCAAGTCACGTTTCACTATGGGCGGCATTTTGGCATTACGCCAGGAATTCTGGATCTATGGCGATCGCGCCTCGCAGATCTCGACCAGCCGCAGTGGAACCCCCAGGGCATTGCGCGGGAAGACACAGTGCTGCTGTTTGTGGGGCGCGGAGCTAGCGATCCCGATGCCAACGGCGACGTATACAAAATGGCGCGAATTCTCTGGGAAGGCAGCGGCTATCACACCGTCGAAACCTGCTTTATCGGCATTACCCACCCCCGGCTAGAAGAGGGTTTCCGCCGCGCCCGTCTGTATCAGCCCAGGCGGATTATCGTGCTGCCCTACTTTTTGTTTACGGGCGTGCTGGTCAAGAAAATTGCCACAATTACTGCTCAACAGCAGGCCCAGTTTCCCGATGTTTCGATGGTCTGCCTGCCAGAAATGGGGCTGCACAGGACGCTGTTTTCTGTATTGCGCGATCGCGAAATCGAAACGCAGCTTGGGCAGGTGCAGATGAATTGCGAAATGTGCAAGTTTCGTCTGGCGGCTGTCGGCAATGGCGCAGCCCACGGGCATGACCACGCGCACGCACACGGGCACAATCATGGACATGCACACGCACACGGGCACAATCACGAGCACGCACGCGGGCACGATCATGGACACACGCATGAACATGCCCAAAATCATGCTCAAAATCATGCTCAAGATCATGCACATAGACCCAGCCATCCGCAGGATCACACGCATGACCACACGCATAATCCTACGCACGACCATGAACCCAGCCACGCCCACGGGCATCCCCACAGTCATACGCATGGGCATCATCATCATGGCGAAATGATCGATCCCTATGCGGAACCGAGCCAGTATCATGAAAAAATCTGGCAAGTTCCCTGA
- a CDS encoding glycosyltransferase family 4 protein: MRIAQIAPLWERVPPTTYGGTELVVSLLTDELVRRGHEVTLFASGDSITLANLESVHPRALRLDSTVKEYGIYEMLELAQVYERADEFDIIHSHVGCAALPYVNLVKTPTVHTLHGIFTPDNEKMFTYAQRQPYVSISNTQREPCLGLNYVATVYNGIDVESHKFHPVPNDPPYLAFLGRLSPEKGTHHAIEIAKKTGYPLKMAGKIDVVDREYYEQQIKPHIDGEQIQYLGEANHQQKNVLMGGAIATLFPITWREPFGLVMVESMAAGTPVVAMELGSTSEVIAHGKTGFLCHSVEECVAAIAQVPQLDRRACRDHVQANFSVQRMTDGYEQVYRQLVGDRTLTSPAIFSLPQPKLAG; this comes from the coding sequence ATGCGTATTGCACAAATTGCTCCGCTCTGGGAACGAGTTCCTCCTACCACCTACGGTGGAACAGAGCTGGTGGTGAGCTTGCTCACGGATGAGTTAGTCCGACGGGGGCATGAAGTGACCTTATTTGCTTCAGGAGATTCGATTACGCTGGCGAATCTGGAATCGGTTCATCCTCGTGCGCTGCGGCTCGATAGCACGGTGAAAGAATACGGCATTTACGAAATGCTGGAACTGGCTCAGGTTTACGAACGGGCTGACGAATTCGACATAATTCATTCCCATGTGGGCTGTGCCGCGCTGCCCTATGTAAATCTGGTCAAAACGCCAACCGTCCACACGCTGCACGGCATTTTTACGCCAGACAACGAAAAGATGTTCACCTATGCCCAACGGCAGCCCTACGTGAGCATTTCCAACACGCAGCGGGAGCCGTGCCTGGGACTAAACTATGTTGCCACCGTATACAACGGGATTGATGTAGAGAGCCACAAGTTTCATCCTGTGCCGAATGATCCCCCCTATCTGGCATTTTTGGGGCGGCTGTCGCCCGAAAAGGGAACCCATCACGCCATCGAAATTGCCAAGAAAACGGGCTATCCGCTGAAGATGGCAGGCAAGATCGACGTGGTGGATCGGGAATACTATGAGCAGCAGATTAAGCCCCACATCGATGGCGAACAGATTCAGTATCTCGGCGAGGCCAATCATCAGCAGAAAAATGTGCTGATGGGCGGGGCGATCGCCACGCTGTTCCCCATCACTTGGCGCGAACCGTTTGGGCTAGTGATGGTGGAGTCAATGGCGGCGGGTACGCCTGTCGTGGCGATGGAACTGGGGTCCACGTCCGAAGTGATTGCTCACGGCAAGACGGGCTTTCTCTGCCATTCGGTGGAGGAGTGTGTTGCGGCGATCGCCCAGGTGCCGCAGCTCGATCGTCGGGCCTGTCGAGATCATGTCCAGGCGAACTTCAGTGTGCAGCGCATGACCGATGGCTATGAGCAGGTCTATCGCCAACTGGTGGGCGATCGCACGTTGACCAGTCCGGCAATTTTCAGCCTGCCGCAGCCAAAGCTGGCCGGGTAA